A single region of the Labrus bergylta chromosome 10, fLabBer1.1, whole genome shotgun sequence genome encodes:
- the hmx3a gene encoding homeobox protein HMX3, which translates to MPETTQETCAPAKDSPFFIKNLLNCDSKPSKPKPMFTATKAALEGGFSLSQVADFNFPRFDLSAQRFTLPAHYLERTSAWWYPYTLGTSAHLHRTEVTEKPGARDSSPTSGTDRDSPELVLKSEPDVKDDDEDDDHNNNKSGDEIILEESDTEEAKKDELGEWKKRDDDKKPCRKKKTRTVFSRSQVFQLESTFDMKRYLSSSERAGLAASLHLTETQVKIWFQNRRNKWKRQLAAELEAANLSHAAAQRIVRVPILYHENSVSESGGSANVPASQPLLTFPHPGVYYSHPIVTSVPMLRPV; encoded by the exons ATGCCAGAGACGACGCAAGAGACGTGCGCTCCGGCCAAGGACTCTCCTTTCTTCATAAAGAACCTGCTGAACTGTGACAGCAAACCGTCCAAACCCAAACCCATGTTTACTGCCACCAAGGCGGCCTTGGAGGGAGGATTTTCTCTTTCCCAGGTCGCGGACTTCAACTTTCCACGCTTCGACCTGTCCGCACAGAGGTTCACTCTACCAGCTCACTACTTGGAGCGCACCTCGGCGTGGTGGTACCCCTACACCCTCGGAACATCCGCCCACCTGCACAGAACCGAAG TTACCGAAAAACCAGGAGCAAGAGACTCCTCTCCTACCTCGGGCACAGACAGAGACTCGCCGGAGCTGGTTCTCAAGTCTGAGCCAGACGTCAAAGACGACGACGAGGACGAtgatcacaacaacaacaaaagcgGTGACGAGATCATCCTGGAGGAGAGCGACACGGAAGAAGCCAAAAAAGACGAACTGGGGGAGTGGAAGAAGAGGGACGACGACAAGAAGCCGTGCCGCAAGAAGAAGACGCGCACGGTTTTCTCACGGAGCCAGGTGTTCCAGCTGGAGTCCACCTTTGACATGAAGCGATACCTGAGCAGCTCGGAGCGGGCCGGTCTGGCTGCATCCTTGCACCTGACGGAGACTCAGGTGAAGATCTGGTTCCAGAACAGGAGGAACAAGTGGAAACGACAACTTGCCGCGGAACTTGAGGCCGCTAATCTGAGCCACGCAGCCGCGCAGAGGATAGTCCGGGTGCCCATCCTCTACCATGAGAACTCGGTTTCGGAGAGCGGAGGCTCCGCCAACGTGCCAGCGAGCCAGCCGCTGCTCACCTTCCCGCACCCGGGCGTCTATTACTCCCATCCCATCGTCACATCTGTGCCGATGCTCAGACCCGTTTGA
- the hmx2 gene encoding homeobox protein HMX2, with protein MSSTEDSGSKCSSGPISSFTIQSILGTPSDAPRSGTKELSKGPPAPPRRRSLSVSSEEECSGGEDSADCFCSDTGHSEPCSQHQAHNFCLGPAKGLLSGNDGLARRPHLPQPLLQDYKEERERPCHQMSPLSEDRQADGADKQGNSSKKKTRTVFSRSQVYQLESTFDMKRYLSSSERACLASSLQLTETQVKTWFQNRRNKWKRQLSAELEAANMAHASAQTLVGMPLVFRDNSLLRVPVPRSIAFPTPLYYPGSNLPALPLYNLYNKIEY; from the exons ATGAGTAGCACAGAAGACAGCGGGAGCAAGTGCTCGTCCGGCCCGATTTCCAGCTTTACCATCCAGTCCATCTTGGGCACACCGTCCGATGCGCCGCGCTCTGGGACCAAAGAGCTCTCCAAGGGACCACCGGCACCTCCAAGGAGGCGTTCACTGTCTGTGTCATCCGAGGAGGAGTGCAGCGGCGGGGAGGACTCAGCGGACTGCTTCTGCTCCGATACGGGTCACAGCGAGCCATGCAGCCAGCACCAAGCCCACAACTTCTGTTTAG GTCCCGCCAAAGGACTCCTATCTGGGAATGACGGGCTCGCGCGGCGGCCGCACCTGCCACAGCCTTTGCTGCAGGATTACAAGGAGGAGCGCGAGAGACCGTGCCATCAAATGTCACCTCTGTCGGaggacagacaggcagacggTGCGGACAAGCAGGGAAACTCATCCAAGAAGAAGACGCGCACGGTTTTCTCCCGGAGTCAGGTGTACCAGCTGGAGTCCACGTTCGACATGAAGCGGTACCTGAGCAGCTCGGAGCGGGCCTGCTTAGCCTCCAGCCTGCAGCTCACGGAGACTCAGGTCAAGACGTGGTTTCAGAACAGGAGGAACAAATGGAAACGGCAGCTATCAGCCGAACTGGAGGCGGCAAACATGGCCCACGCCTCCGCACAGACACTCGTGGGCATGCCGCTGGTTTTCAGAGATAACTCCTTACTGCGCGTTCCGGTTCCCCGGTCTATCGCCTTTCCGACGCCACTGTATTACCCGGGAAGCAATTTGCCAGCGTTACCTTTATATAATCTGTATAACAAGATTGAGTACTGA